From one Bacteroides intestinalis DSM 17393 genomic stretch:
- a CDS encoding porin family protein, with amino-acid sequence MMKDDELWLKKIKERLDDYSEPLPDAGWERLEKALPTSAPMSVVGTKKKILFRRWAMTAAAVALVAVSSVSLWLLQSPVVDDVRRAAEPALAAIPDALPAPAEPDVQGEEPEFVIRRVIEQESSRQALVAQHLETEKNISEMGAQIQEKDTEVLTEKANGDDVVPSNSSSTSKGKEREVYRPSSRDKLHLPTEKKSSTKNKGWAIGMSVGNTGALAMNTMGNDMQADPSSGPMFSDKLDLPDVSNGILNIPDGQELVFEGGVPYLRKNLRQVKDIKHKQPLSFGVSVRKALPKNFSVETGVTYTMLSSEITYENSSEKTDQKLHYIGIPVRANWSFVNDKRFTVYVSAGGAIEKCVYGKVGSEKETVKPVQLSVMGAVGAQYNISNRVGIYVEPGVSYFFDDGSPIETIRKENPTNFTLQAGIRLTY; translated from the coding sequence ATGATGAAAGATGATGAATTGTGGTTGAAAAAGATAAAGGAACGGTTGGATGATTACTCCGAGCCGCTACCTGATGCCGGCTGGGAGCGATTGGAGAAGGCGTTGCCGACTTCTGCACCCATGTCTGTTGTCGGGACAAAGAAAAAGATTCTGTTCCGCCGTTGGGCGATGACGGCTGCGGCGGTTGCGCTGGTGGCTGTGTCGTCCGTCAGTCTTTGGTTGCTGCAAAGTCCGGTAGTGGACGATGTGCGTCGTGCGGCCGAACCGGCTTTAGCAGCTATACCTGATGCGCTGCCTGCACCTGCAGAGCCGGATGTGCAGGGAGAAGAACCGGAGTTTGTTATCAGAAGGGTGATTGAGCAGGAAAGCTCTCGTCAAGCTCTTGTGGCACAACATTTGGAAACAGAAAAGAATATATCGGAAATGGGTGCACAGATACAGGAAAAGGACACTGAAGTGCTCACAGAAAAGGCGAATGGAGACGATGTCGTTCCATCAAACTCTTCTTCAACTTCTAAAGGAAAGGAGCGCGAGGTATACCGTCCTTCCAGCAGAGACAAACTGCATTTGCCGACCGAAAAGAAATCTTCTACGAAAAATAAAGGTTGGGCGATTGGTATGTCTGTTGGAAATACAGGAGCACTTGCCATGAATACAATGGGAAATGATATGCAGGCCGATCCTAGCTCCGGTCCGATGTTTAGTGATAAGTTAGACTTGCCGGATGTATCTAACGGTATTCTGAATATTCCTGACGGCCAGGAACTTGTTTTTGAAGGTGGTGTGCCTTATTTGCGGAAAAATTTGCGTCAGGTTAAGGATATCAAGCATAAGCAACCGCTCAGTTTCGGTGTATCGGTGCGGAAAGCATTGCCGAAAAACTTCTCGGTGGAAACCGGTGTGACTTATACGATGCTGTCATCTGAGATAACTTACGAAAACAGTTCGGAAAAGACAGATCAGAAACTGCACTATATCGGTATTCCGGTGCGTGCGAACTGGAGTTTCGTTAATGATAAACGTTTCACGGTGTATGTATCTGCCGGTGGTGCAATAGAGAAGTGTGTTTATGGTAAGGTAGGAAGTGAAAAGGAAACAGTGAAGCCTGTGCAACTTTCGGTAATGGGTGCGGTAGGTGCCCAATATAATATTAGTAACAGAGTGGGCATATATGTAGAGCCAGGTGTTTCCTATTTCTTTGACGATGGCTCTCCGATAGAGACTATACGAAAGGAAAATCCGACGAACTTTACGTTGCAGGCAGGTATCCGTCTGACTTACTAA
- a CDS encoding RNA polymerase sigma factor, whose product MEEQELAGRCRQGDNLARKELYERYAGRMLSVCLRYAGDRETAEDLMHDGFLKLFDSFDKFTWRGDGSLRAWMERVMVNTALQYLRKNDVINQSEGLDNVPETYEEPDASTVDTIPQKVLMQFISELPVGYRTVFNLYIFEDKSHREIAQMLGINEKSSASQLTRAKATLATKVREWMKNNA is encoded by the coding sequence ATGGAAGAACAGGAACTGGCAGGACGATGCAGGCAAGGGGATAACCTTGCCAGGAAAGAACTGTACGAGCGCTATGCTGGGCGAATGCTCAGCGTGTGCCTCCGTTATGCGGGCGACCGTGAAACGGCAGAAGACCTGATGCACGACGGTTTCCTGAAACTTTTCGATTCTTTTGATAAATTCACTTGGCGGGGTGATGGTTCCTTGCGGGCGTGGATGGAGCGTGTTATGGTGAATACGGCGCTGCAATACTTGCGCAAGAATGATGTAATAAACCAGTCGGAAGGATTGGATAACGTACCCGAAACGTACGAAGAACCTGATGCTTCGACAGTGGATACTATTCCTCAGAAGGTGCTGATGCAGTTTATCAGTGAATTGCCTGTTGGTTATCGCACCGTATTCAACTTGTATATATTTGAAGATAAATCTCATAGGGAAATTGCCCAGATGCTGGGAATTAATGAGAAATCATCAGCTTCGCAGCTGACGCGTGCCAAAGCTACTTTGGCTACTAAAGTGCGGGAGTGGATGAAAAACAATGCTTAA
- a CDS encoding NigD1/NigD2 family lipoprotein, whose amino-acid sequence MKKLRFYSVILLLTFLAVSMLQSCLSDADDTSNGTLFTIGTIKVIEDKEYYFNLDDGEKMYPSDTTYIHNYTVNDDQRVFIHFLPLEESIPGYKYNVKLIQIEDILTKDIIPLTEETADSIGNDHINVVELWITGNYLNIEHQFFHNNNSSKKHMLNLVINQTEQASASEDDYLTLEFRHNAYDDEPRTLGWGVVSFRLKEIANQLVGKKGLKIIVNTIYDGKQTYTVDLKK is encoded by the coding sequence ATGAAAAAGCTGAGATTTTATTCGGTAATACTTCTGCTTACGTTTTTAGCAGTATCGATGTTACAGTCTTGTCTGAGTGATGCTGATGACACTTCTAATGGTACTCTTTTTACAATCGGTACCATAAAGGTTATTGAAGATAAGGAATACTATTTTAATCTAGATGACGGTGAAAAGATGTATCCCAGCGATACAACATATATACATAATTATACTGTAAATGACGACCAACGCGTCTTCATTCATTTTCTTCCATTGGAAGAAAGTATTCCGGGATATAAGTATAACGTAAAACTGATTCAGATAGAAGACATTCTGACAAAGGATATCATTCCGCTGACTGAGGAGACTGCCGACAGTATTGGTAATGATCATATTAATGTCGTCGAGTTGTGGATTACAGGAAATTATCTAAACATAGAACATCAATTCTTCCACAACAATAATAGCAGTAAAAAACACATGTTGAATCTGGTCATCAATCAAACAGAGCAAGCATCTGCCTCGGAAGATGATTATCTCACATTGGAGTTCCGCCACAATGCTTATGATGATGAGCCACGCACACTGGGTTGGGGAGTTGTATCATTCAGATTGAAAGAGATAGCCAATCAACTGGTGGGAAAGAAAGGATTAAAAATTATCGTGAATACGATTTACGATGGAAAACAAACTTATACGGTGGACTTGAAAAAATAA
- a CDS encoding zinc-binding alcohol dehydrogenase family protein, with translation MKAVQIVNPSEMKVVELEKPVVGAGEVLVRIKYVGFCGSDLNTFLGRNPMVKLPVVPGHEVGAIIEEIGPDVPAGFEKGMNVTLNPYTNCGKCASCRNGRVNACEHNETLGVQRNGVMCEYAVLPWTKIIPAGDISPRDCALIEPMSVGFHAVSRGQVIDNEYVMVIGCGMIGIGAIVRAALRGAVVIAVDLDDEKLELARRMGASYTVNSKTENIHSRIQEITEGFGADVVIEAVGSPVTYVMAVDEVAFSGRVVCIGYAKSEVAFQTKYFVQKELDIRGSRNALPADFRAVINYMKAGTCPVEELITKVAVPENALEAMTEWVANPGKVFRILVQL, from the coding sequence ATGAAAGCAGTTCAAATAGTCAATCCCTCTGAAATGAAGGTGGTTGAACTTGAAAAACCGGTGGTTGGTGCCGGTGAGGTGTTGGTGAGAATTAAATATGTAGGTTTTTGTGGTTCTGATTTGAACACCTTCCTGGGACGTAATCCGATGGTGAAATTACCTGTAGTGCCGGGACATGAAGTGGGCGCGATAATTGAAGAAATAGGTCCGGATGTTCCGGCTGGTTTCGAGAAAGGAATGAATGTGACTCTGAATCCATATACTAATTGTGGTAAGTGTGCTTCGTGCCGTAATGGTCGTGTCAATGCCTGCGAACATAATGAAACATTGGGAGTGCAGCGAAATGGTGTGATGTGTGAGTATGCTGTATTGCCTTGGACTAAAATAATTCCGGCAGGTGACATCTCTCCTCGTGATTGTGCTCTGATTGAGCCGATGAGTGTGGGATTTCATGCTGTCTCACGCGGTCAGGTGATTGATAATGAATATGTGATGGTCATCGGGTGTGGTATGATTGGTATAGGTGCTATTGTACGTGCTGCGCTTAGAGGTGCCGTTGTTATTGCTGTGGATCTGGATGATGAGAAGTTGGAGTTGGCTCGGAGAATGGGAGCCTCTTATACAGTAAATTCTAAGACAGAAAATATACATAGCCGGATACAAGAAATTACGGAAGGCTTTGGGGCTGATGTTGTGATTGAAGCAGTCGGTAGTCCTGTGACTTATGTAATGGCTGTCGATGAAGTAGCTTTCTCAGGCCGTGTAGTCTGCATTGGCTATGCAAAAAGTGAAGTCGCTTTTCAGACCAAGTATTTTGTTCAGAAAGAATTGGATATACGAGGCTCCAGAAATGCGTTGCCGGCCGATTTCCGCGCGGTAATTAACTATATGAAGGCAGGTACTTGTCCGGTAGAAGAATTAATAACGAAAGTTGCAGTACCCGAAAATGCATTGGAAGCAATGACGGAGTGGGTAGCTAATCCGGGAAAGGTATTCCGTATCCTGGTACAGCTATAA
- the fucP gene encoding L-fucose:H+ symporter permease: MKKNTYTIPLTLVFCLFFLWAISSNLLPTMIRQLMKTCELNTFEASFTETAYWLAYFIFPIPIAMFMKRYSYKAGIIFGLLLAALGGLLFFPAAMLKAYWAYLCIFFIIATGMCFLETAANPYVTVLGAPETAPRRLNLAQSFNGLGAFISAMFLSKLILSGTHYTRDTLPVDYPGGWQAYIQVETDAMKFPYLMLALLLIIIAVVFVFSKLPQIGDESKTPSSGSKKEKLIDFGVLKHSHLRWGVIAQFFYNGGQTAINSLFLVYCCSYAGLLEETATTFFGLYMLAFLVGRWIGTGLMVKFRPQDMLLVYSLMNILLCGVVMVWGGMVGLYAMLAISFFMSIMYPTQFSLALKGLGDQTKSGSAFLVMAIVGNACLPQLTAYFMHANEHIYYAAYCVPMICFIFCAYYGWKGYKVID, translated from the coding sequence ATGAAAAAAAATACTTATACGATACCTTTGACCCTGGTCTTCTGCCTTTTTTTCCTTTGGGCAATTAGCAGTAATCTGCTCCCTACAATGATACGGCAGTTGATGAAAACTTGTGAACTAAACACCTTTGAGGCGTCATTTACAGAAACTGCCTATTGGCTTGCTTATTTCATTTTTCCGATCCCGATAGCTATGTTCATGAAGCGTTATAGCTACAAAGCGGGCATTATTTTCGGTTTATTGTTGGCGGCATTGGGAGGTTTGCTCTTTTTTCCGGCTGCCATGCTGAAAGCCTATTGGGCCTACCTCTGCATATTCTTTATCATTGCTACCGGTATGTGTTTTCTGGAGACTGCTGCCAATCCGTATGTTACCGTTTTGGGTGCGCCCGAAACAGCACCGCGACGGCTAAACCTGGCGCAATCTTTCAACGGACTCGGAGCCTTTATTTCTGCTATGTTTCTGAGTAAACTGATTCTGAGCGGCACGCATTATACACGTGATACATTGCCTGTAGATTATCCGGGTGGCTGGCAGGCTTATATACAGGTAGAGACGGATGCCATGAAGTTTCCTTATCTGATGCTGGCTTTATTGCTGATTATCATAGCTGTGGTATTCGTATTTTCTAAATTGCCACAGATAGGAGATGAAAGTAAAACTCCTTCTTCAGGTTCAAAGAAAGAAAAGCTGATTGATTTTGGTGTGCTGAAACATTCACACTTGCGTTGGGGGGTAATTGCGCAGTTCTTTTATAATGGCGGACAGACGGCGATTAATAGTTTGTTTCTTGTCTATTGCTGTTCTTATGCAGGACTTCTGGAAGAAACCGCAACAACTTTCTTCGGACTTTATATGCTTGCTTTCCTTGTAGGACGCTGGATTGGTACAGGATTGATGGTGAAGTTCCGTCCACAGGATATGTTATTGGTTTATTCCTTAATGAATATTCTTTTGTGCGGAGTGGTAATGGTTTGGGGAGGTATGGTAGGATTATATGCTATGCTGGCTATCTCTTTCTTCATGTCTATTATGTATCCCACACAGTTCTCTCTGGCTTTGAAGGGATTGGGCGACCAGACAAAAAGTGGTTCGGCTTTTCTCGTGATGGCTATTGTCGGCAATGCATGTCTCCCTCAACTGACGGCTTATTTCATGCATGCCAATGAGCATATCTATTATGCAGCTTACTGTGTGCCGATGATTTGCTTTATTTTCTGTGCCTACTATGGCTGGAAAGGTTATAAAGTTATTGATTAA
- a CDS encoding amidohydrolase family protein, producing MDYTIIDAHAHLWLRQDTVVDDLPICTLDNGRSLFMGEIRQMVPPFMVDGVNSAEVFLSNMDYAQVSAAVITQEFIDGIQNEYLAEVVSRYPGRFFVCGMCEFRKPGFLAQAKELIATGFKAIKIPAQRLLLREGRVMLNSEEMMQMFHYMEERDVMLSIDLADGATQIPEMQEVIQECPRLRIAIGHFGMVTRPDWKEQIRLALHPNVMIESGGITWLFNDEFYPFRGAVKAIREAAGLVGMEKLMWGSDYPRTITAITYKMSYDFIVKSPDLQEDEKRLFLGENARKFYGFTDLPILPYIKNMSE from the coding sequence ATGGACTATACAATAATTGATGCGCATGCTCATTTATGGTTACGGCAAGATACAGTGGTAGATGACCTACCCATTTGTACGCTGGATAACGGACGTTCGTTGTTTATGGGAGAAATCCGTCAGATGGTTCCTCCCTTTATGGTGGACGGGGTGAACAGTGCAGAAGTTTTCCTGTCGAACATGGACTATGCGCAAGTATCTGCTGCCGTCATTACGCAAGAATTTATAGACGGTATTCAGAATGAATATCTGGCAGAGGTTGTTTCCCGTTATCCCGGTCGTTTCTTTGTTTGCGGAATGTGTGAGTTCCGTAAGCCCGGGTTTCTGGCACAGGCCAAAGAACTGATAGCAACAGGTTTTAAAGCTATTAAGATCCCGGCTCAACGTCTGTTGCTTAGAGAAGGGCGGGTGATGCTGAATAGTGAAGAAATGATGCAGATGTTCCATTATATGGAAGAACGGGATGTGATGCTTTCTATTGACTTGGCGGACGGAGCAACGCAAATTCCCGAGATGCAGGAGGTCATTCAGGAATGTCCCCGGCTGAGAATTGCTATCGGGCATTTCGGAATGGTGACGCGTCCGGATTGGAAAGAACAGATACGGTTAGCCCTTCATCCCAATGTGATGATTGAATCCGGAGGAATCACCTGGCTTTTCAATGATGAATTCTATCCCTTTAGGGGAGCAGTAAAAGCTATACGGGAAGCTGCCGGACTGGTCGGGATGGAGAAACTGATGTGGGGATCGGATTACCCGCGTACCATTACCGCAATCACTTACAAGATGTCATATGATTTTATAGTGAAATCACCCGATTTGCAGGAAGATGAGAAAAGGCTATTCCTCGGAGAGAATGCCCGGAAATTCTATGGATTTACTGATCTTCCCATATTGCCATATATCAAAAACATGTCTGAATAA